DNA from Thermococcus argininiproducens:
CACCTCGAATCTAACGAGTACATCTTTGAAATTGATGCCATCAAAAGGAATCTCAGCCACTTCACTTATACGCTCTTTAAAGTAAGCAGTATTCTTCAAAATTATCTCGCCAAGTTGTTGTAGGCCTTTTGGTCCAAGTGTCGCCATGTGTATTGCTGCTGCAACAGCCACCAAAGCTTCATTTGAACAGATATTTGAGGTCGCTTTGGCCCTTCTAATGTGTTGTTCCCTGGTTTGTAGGGTCATGACAAATGCCCTCTTTCCTTCTGCGTCCTTTGTCATTCCTATTACTCTTCCAGGCATTTGTCTAATCAATTTCCTCTCATTTTTAACTGCCAGAATACCTGCCCTTGGACCTCCAAAGTTCAAGGCACTGCCTAAAAATGAGGTCTCTCCTACAACAATATCTGCTCCAAGGTCTCCTGGTGCTTTAATTACTCCAAGAATAGTTGGATCAACACCAACTACAAATAAAGCCCCAGCATCATGAGCAATTTCTCCAATTTCCTTTACTTGTTCTTCAATCAATCCAAAGAAGTTTGGAATCTCAATGTAAACTCCTGCTGCGCTTTCAACTTTTTCCTTAAGATCCTCTACATCTAATTGTCCTCTTTCATTCCACTTAACATATTCAATCTCAAGACCTGGCCCTGCAGTGTAGGTGTGAAGAACTTTTTTCCTTTCGGGATGGAGATGTGTTGGAACTATAAATTTCTCCTTTTTTGTAACGCGAGCGCTCATCAACGCTGCCTCAGCCATGGCTGTTCCCCAGTCATACATAGAAGCATTAACTATTTCTAGACCAACAAGTTCTCCAACTAAACTCTGGTATTCAAAAAGGGCCTGTAGCATCCCTTGGCTTATTTCGGCTTGATACGGAGTGTATGAAGTTATGAATTCACTCCTCTCAATGAGGTACTTTACGTGAGCAGGTACGTAGTGGAAATACGCACCAGCACCTAGGAAAGTGGGCATCTCTAAAATAGTCTTGTTCTTATTGAGTATCTCATTCATCTCAAGAAAGATTTCGTATTCGCTTTTGCCTTCTGGAAGGTTGAATTCCTTTACGAATCCCTTAGGCACATCTGAAAAGAGATCCTCGATACTCTTGAACCCGATTTCTTTGAGCATCTCTTCCTTATGGGCCGAGTTTGGGATATAGTGTCTCCCCATTTTTATCACCTTTTTGAAATCATCATCTAAACATTTCGTCGCACTAAAATATATGCTTTATGGAGAGCAAAACTTAAAGGTAGGTAATGGTTGGTTAATGTGAGGAGTCAAACAAGGAGAGGGGGAAAGACTAATGATAATTGGCTTTGACTTTGATGGTACAATTGTTGACAGTTATTCAGTTATAAATGAAGCCTTCCGAAGGGCCCTAGAGAAACATTTTCCTTGGCTTCCATTCAAAGGCTTTTGGGCTACTATACTTACCAAATTAGAACTTTACTTTGAAAGACCTAAGTTCGGAAAACATTCTGGTAGAATAAAACAACCGATGTTTTTTAAAACTAAATTTGCGCGTACGTGGTTTGAGGAGAGGGCTAAGCTTTCAAAACCTATAGATGACTCAAAAGAAGTTTTAAAGAAACTTAGAGAAGAAGGACATATAGTTATTTCCTTCTCTGCTGAAGACTTTTTAGATGGAATGAAAGAATATAGACTGAAAATTGGTGGTTTTTATGAGCTTTTTGACGATATAATAGTCTTTGGAAGGAATATAACTCTTTGTGAAGCGTTTCAGCTTATTAGGGAGAGGTATGGAGATGAGATATTTATATGGGTAGATGATAAACCATGGAGATTCATAGGCCGTGGGGATGAGAATACTGAGTATGTATGGTATTATTTCCCTCCTACAGCAAAATATGCAAGTGAAGAGGTTTTAAATCAAATTCCCCATCTCCATGTAATCCAGGATCTCTGGAATATTTTTGATGTAGTAAGACGAGTAAAGCAAAAAAGAGGTGTTTAGTTTTTTCTTCAACTTTTTTACATTGAAAATTTAAAAACACATTTGTATAATCTGTTACCATGAAAATAGAACTTCTTCCCCAGAAAGCTATCAAAATTAAAGACAACCTGATAATAGCAGATCTTCACTTAGGTTACGAAGAGAGTTTGGCTCAAGAAGGCATCTATCTTCCAAAGGCTTTTAATCAAATGCTCACTTTGCTTAAAGGTTTAGTATTAAGGGAACGACCCAAAAAGCTTATCATAAATGGCGATCTCAAGCACTCTTTTGTCCCATTTAGACGAGAGAAAATCGAGGTTGAGGCGTTCTTTAATGAAATTTTGCCTTTAGTAAGAGAGGTAATTGTAATAAGGGGAAATCATGATGTAGGTATATTTTGGATAAAAAGCTTGGGAATTGAGGTTCTGGACGAGGTTGAGATTGGTGAATGGAAAGTTGTTCATGGTCATAAACTTGTAGAAGGCGACCGATTCATTATAGGACATGAGCATCCGTCAATAAGGTTGCGAGATGAAGTGGGAGCCTTGATAAAGGTACCTATTTTTTTGAAGGGTGAGGACCTATTAGTCCTCCCGGCATTCTCACCTTGGGCTTATGGAAACGACATTCTCAGGGAAATAGTCTCCCCCTTTCTAAGAGACCTAAATTCCGCAATCTTTGAAGTTCTTGTTCCCTTAGAGACAGAACTATTAAGCTTTGGAAAGCTGAGTGAACTAGTAGAGGCCCTCCGAAGAATGTGAATAATCACAAAAGTTTAAAATTCTTAATGAAGTTAATTCTTTTGGTGATAACATGGATATTTTTAGCACAATAGTCTTCTTTGCTTATGCTCCTGCTCTTGGATTATTGTGGTATTTCTATCATGAGGATAAATACGAGCCAGAGCCCAAAAGATTCGTAATTGCCACATTCCTCCTGGGAGCAACACTTTCAGTTGGCGTTGCAATGGTTTTAGAGGCCTTCCTAGTGGAAGGTGAGTTTGGATATGCCCTCTTACCGGCAACTGCTTTCTCAATGGCATTAATAGCAGGTATTGTAGAAGAACCGGCGAAAGCTCTGGCCATTAGATTACCTTTTAAAGCTGGACAAATGGATGGGATTATGGATGGAGTAGTCTATGGTGTAGCAGCCGGCTTGGGCTTTGCAGCAACTGAAAACTTTTTATATGGTATTGGCTTTGGGGTTGGAGCTACTATAGTGAGGGGCTTTTTGACACCATTTGCCCATGCTACATGGAGCGCAATAATAGGAGTGGGCTATGGATTAAAGGCCGAAGGTAAACTTCAAACACTTTCTAGTTACTTTGCATTAGCAATACTACTTCACTTCCTTTGGGACTATTTTGCATTTCTTAGTATTACCATCCCCTCATACTATATCTTCACGATCTTGCTGATTTTCATAAATATAGCCTTAGTACGATATTTCATAATATTGGGCCAACAAGAAGATCTTGAAAAAGTATGGTGGTATTGGTTTGTGGGAGGTAAGGAAACATGATAGAAAAGATTGAAAAGGCACTTTTTGAGACGAGACCTTATATTGAATATTATGAAAAGTTAGAGAAAAAAATTAGAGAACTAAGCTCGATAACTCAGGACGAAGAAAGCTTTGTTAATCTTCTGGAGAGGGAGATCCAAAGCACAGAGGAACCTTTTAAGACAGACCTCAAGATTTTTCTGCAGAAATTTACGAGTATTTGAAACTAAACTTGTTTTCACTTTTTTGAAAATTTTTCGATTAGACCTGGTAATCTATAGAATATTTTTTCTAGATGTTGTATACTAATGAACATTATTATTAGTGAAGTTACATTCACGTAACCTTCTCTGGCCTCCTGTGCATTTCATGGGTTCCATGATAAAAGTCCTACATAACTGCTTTTTTGGTAGTTCCGCTGAGTTTTATTTCTCCTCAATGGATTTAAACGGTCTGAAAAACTTTATATGTTCAAAAAAGACAAGATGTCTTGCTTTTGTATCTTGAGTATAGAGGATGAGCAACATGTACAAAAATGTACAGGGGGTTGAAAAATGGAGAGATATGCTGGACAAACTCTCTCAAAGAGGGAAGAAAGTTATAGAGAAGTAACACCTGCTGCGATAGTCTTAGGAGTTCTTTGGGGAGCATTTATGGCTGCAAGCTTTACTTATGCTGGTATGATTATGGGTTTTACCTCAGGAGGCTCTGCCATAGCCGCAATAGTAGGTTGGGGAATTCTTAGAGGTCTCCTAAAGAAAGGTACAGTAGTAGAGAATAATATTGTCCAGACAGTTGCCTCAGCAGTTAATATTTCAGTATCCGGTGTCATCTTCACAATCCCAGCACTTTACATAATGTCACTCCATCAAGAGATAAATACCCTGTACTTCTTCCTAGCAACTGCAGCTGGAGCCATCTTGGGTATAACATTCATAATTCCACTTAGAAAGCAGATGATCGAAATAGACAGACTTAGGTTCCCAACAGGGACTGCAGTTGCTACTATCCTTAAGACTCCTGGAAGTGGAATAGAAAAGGCAAGGCTTTTGTTCTTTGGTATGGTTCTTAGCGCAGTAATTTATCTCATTCAGCAGTTCCCAATATTTGGGTTGCCCCATGTTATACCTGAAGTTGTGGACTTAGGAGCAGCACTTCATCTCCCAGAATGGGTCAACTTAACAATCGCCCTCTCACTCATGGTATTTGGTATGGGTCTAATTACAGGAAGAAATGGTCTAATAGTTCTTGCTGGTGGTGTGCTCTCTTACTACATTATAACTCCAGTCGTCAAGAGCCTTGGGTGGATTCCAGCAGAGGTTCAAGGAAGTGCGATAAGTAGTTATGTATATGGTACAATGACAAGACCACTAGGTATTGGTATGCTCCTTGGAGGTTCAATAGCCGGTTTGATACTTTCTCTACCTGTCATTGCAGTGGCTATGAAAAGTCTTGCACAAGCAAGCAAGTTTAAAGACAAGAACGGGCACAACGAAGAACTTCCAATTCATTACTTAATCGGAGGCGCTATTTTTGCCTTTGTCTTGCTTCTAGTAACAGCTTACAAGCTTGGAAACCTGGGTCTAGGAAGAAGCCTCATCACAGCACTCATTGGTGTCGCATGGATCTTCATTGCATCACTCCTCGTAGCAATGTCCACTGGAATGACTGACTGGAGCCCCGTTTCAGGTTTGTCTCTCGTCTCAGTTATGATACTTCTCTACTTAACCAACAAGAACGTTCCACTTACAATCCTGATGGGTGCAACAGTTGGTGTGGCCATTTCAGGAGCCGCAGACATGATGCAAGACCTTAAGACTGGACACATGGTAGGTGCAGTTCCATCAAGACAACAAAAGGTCGAGCTCCTAACTGGCTGGTTAGGCCCAATAATCGCACTAACAGTTGTCGGTCTTATTTGGAATGCTTATGGTATTGGAAACGACAAAGTCCCAGCTCCTCAGGCCATGGCCCTTAAGTCAATGGTAGAAGCAGTACTTGGTGGAAGTGTACCAATAG
Protein-coding regions in this window:
- a CDS encoding PrsW family intramembrane metalloprotease, giving the protein MDIFSTIVFFAYAPALGLLWYFYHEDKYEPEPKRFVIATFLLGATLSVGVAMVLEAFLVEGEFGYALLPATAFSMALIAGIVEEPAKALAIRLPFKAGQMDGIMDGVVYGVAAGLGFAATENFLYGIGFGVGATIVRGFLTPFAHATWSAIIGVGYGLKAEGKLQTLSSYFALAILLHFLWDYFAFLSITIPSYYIFTILLIFINIALVRYFIILGQQEDLEKVWWYWFVGGKET
- the gcvPA gene encoding aminomethyl-transferring glycine dehydrogenase subunit GcvPA; its protein translation is MGRHYIPNSAHKEEMLKEIGFKSIEDLFSDVPKGFVKEFNLPEGKSEYEIFLEMNEILNKNKTILEMPTFLGAGAYFHYVPAHVKYLIERSEFITSYTPYQAEISQGMLQALFEYQSLVGELVGLEIVNASMYDWGTAMAEAALMSARVTKKEKFIVPTHLHPERKKVLHTYTAGPGLEIEYVKWNERGQLDVEDLKEKVESAAGVYIEIPNFFGLIEEQVKEIGEIAHDAGALFVVGVDPTILGVIKAPGDLGADIVVGETSFLGSALNFGGPRAGILAVKNERKLIRQMPGRVIGMTKDAEGKRAFVMTLQTREQHIRRAKATSNICSNEALVAVAAAIHMATLGPKGLQQLGEIILKNTAYFKERISEVAEIPFDGINFKDVLVRFEVPYDIIHEELLKRNIHGGFYLRPHFQELGESALFAVTETTRKEWVEILIENLKEIINMARL
- a CDS encoding HAD family hydrolase; translation: MIIGFDFDGTIVDSYSVINEAFRRALEKHFPWLPFKGFWATILTKLELYFERPKFGKHSGRIKQPMFFKTKFARTWFEERAKLSKPIDDSKEVLKKLREEGHIVISFSAEDFLDGMKEYRLKIGGFYELFDDIIVFGRNITLCEAFQLIRERYGDEIFIWVDDKPWRFIGRGDENTEYVWYYFPPTAKYASEEVLNQIPHLHVIQDLWNIFDVVRRVKQKRGV
- a CDS encoding OPT family oligopeptide transporter, giving the protein MERYAGQTLSKREESYREVTPAAIVLGVLWGAFMAASFTYAGMIMGFTSGGSAIAAIVGWGILRGLLKKGTVVENNIVQTVASAVNISVSGVIFTIPALYIMSLHQEINTLYFFLATAAGAILGITFIIPLRKQMIEIDRLRFPTGTAVATILKTPGSGIEKARLLFFGMVLSAVIYLIQQFPIFGLPHVIPEVVDLGAALHLPEWVNLTIALSLMVFGMGLITGRNGLIVLAGGVLSYYIITPVVKSLGWIPAEVQGSAISSYVYGTMTRPLGIGMLLGGSIAGLILSLPVIAVAMKSLAQASKFKDKNGHNEELPIHYLIGGAIFAFVLLLVTAYKLGNLGLGRSLITALIGVAWIFIASLLVAMSTGMTDWSPVSGLSLVSVMILLYLTNKNVPLTILMGATVGVAISGAADMMQDLKTGHMVGAVPSRQQKVELLTGWLGPIIALTVVGLIWNAYGIGNDKVPAPQAMALKSMVEAVLGGSVPIDKFIAGGLLGFLLSLSGVPGLGVLVGLSMYLPMLYIIPYGIGCVVNEVAKRKKGYEFIVEKVLPFAAGLMVGEAAMTLLFAVLTVAGVLHP
- a CDS encoding metallophosphoesterase; this encodes MKIELLPQKAIKIKDNLIIADLHLGYEESLAQEGIYLPKAFNQMLTLLKGLVLRERPKKLIINGDLKHSFVPFRREKIEVEAFFNEILPLVREVIVIRGNHDVGIFWIKSLGIEVLDEVEIGEWKVVHGHKLVEGDRFIIGHEHPSIRLRDEVGALIKVPIFLKGEDLLVLPAFSPWAYGNDILREIVSPFLRDLNSAIFEVLVPLETELLSFGKLSELVEALRRM